One window from the genome of Bdellovibrio sp. NC01 encodes:
- a CDS encoding adenine phosphoribosyltransferase yields MDLKSLIRDVPNFPKEGILFRDMTPLLQNPKALDFVSQNLVKDVDLTQIDYFAGIESRGFILASHLAATHKKGFLPIRKAGKLPPPTKRIHYALEYGTAEIELPVGHGKIMIVDDVLATGGTLQAAIDLSNLAGYTVQAVGVLVNLTFLNKMKFNNKEVLSLVQY; encoded by the coding sequence ATGGATTTAAAATCACTGATTCGCGACGTACCTAATTTCCCAAAAGAGGGCATTCTTTTCAGAGATATGACTCCGCTTTTGCAAAATCCAAAAGCTTTGGACTTTGTTTCACAAAATTTGGTGAAAGATGTCGATCTTACGCAAATTGATTATTTTGCGGGCATCGAATCGCGTGGTTTTATTTTGGCGTCGCACTTGGCGGCGACTCACAAGAAAGGTTTTCTGCCAATTCGCAAAGCGGGGAAACTTCCTCCTCCAACAAAAAGAATTCATTACGCTTTAGAATACGGCACGGCAGAGATCGAACTTCCTGTGGGTCATGGTAAAATCATGATCGTCGACGATGTATTAGCGACAGGCGGAACTTTGCAAGCGGCGATCGATTTAAGTAATTTGGCTGGTTACACCGTGCAAGCTGTGGGCGTGCTTGTAAATCTGACGTTCTTGAACAAAATGAAATTTAATAACAAAGAGGTTTTGTCCCTTGTTCAATATTAA
- a CDS encoding 5'-nucleosidase produces MALQNESQGLFEKEGIPVVYTGIGKVNAAMTAMDVIQKTQCKVIINLGTAGSSKFKTHELIEVSSFVQRDMDISPLGFKVGETPFDPIPGAINLIPYFPELPQGVCSTGDNFETGTPKLPSDLVDMEGYAIAKVCRKMGVQLISLKYITDGADHNAHNDWAANLIPGSQKLLEYFKKMVEA; encoded by the coding sequence ATGGCCTTACAAAATGAATCACAAGGTCTTTTTGAAAAAGAAGGCATTCCTGTTGTTTACACGGGCATTGGTAAAGTGAATGCCGCGATGACAGCGATGGATGTGATTCAAAAAACTCAATGCAAAGTGATTATTAACTTAGGCACTGCGGGCAGTAGTAAATTTAAAACGCATGAATTGATTGAGGTGTCTTCATTCGTTCAGCGCGATATGGACATTTCGCCTCTGGGATTCAAAGTGGGAGAGACGCCGTTTGATCCGATTCCTGGTGCCATCAACCTGATCCCGTATTTCCCAGAATTGCCACAAGGTGTGTGCAGCACGGGTGATAATTTCGAAACGGGAACACCGAAACTTCCTTCGGATCTTGTTGATATGGAAGGTTACGCGATTGCCAAAGTGTGCCGCAAGATGGGCGTGCAATTGATTTCGTTGAAGTACATCACAGACGGTGCGGATCACAATGCGCACAACGATTGGGCGGCGAATTTAATCCCGGGCTCACAAAAATTGTTAGAGTATTTTAAAAAGATGGTCGAGGCATAA
- the hpf gene encoding ribosome hibernation-promoting factor, HPF/YfiA family produces the protein MKLNYTFKHLDHSDSLETYTAERMEEIGKFLLKEGYGNVYFSKTKNEFCVEVSVNTREKYFKASGFSVDVYAAVDSVVEKLEKQFLKNTKLHKDHKKPELSREGRLETAIRFRKAA, from the coding sequence ATGAAACTCAACTACACTTTTAAGCACCTCGATCACTCGGATTCTCTAGAGACTTACACGGCAGAAAGAATGGAAGAGATCGGGAAATTCTTGCTTAAAGAGGGTTACGGCAACGTTTACTTCAGCAAAACGAAAAATGAGTTCTGCGTGGAAGTTTCTGTGAACACGCGCGAGAAATATTTTAAAGCTTCTGGGTTCAGCGTAGATGTGTACGCAGCAGTGGACTCAGTCGTTGAAAAACTCGAGAAGCAATTTTTGAAAAATACGAAGTTGCATAAAGATCACAAGAAGCCAGAGCTTTCTCGCGAAGGCCGACTGGAGACAGCAATTCGTTTCAGAAAAGCCGCGTAG
- the metK gene encoding methionine adenosyltransferase, producing MKNYLFTSESVSEGHPDKMADQISDGVLDAILAQDPKGRVACETLLTTGLIVVAGEISTSAKINFSEIARDVVKRIGYDHSDKGFDYKTCAVTVAVGQQSPDIAVGVKETLSDDQGAGDQGLMFGYAVNETPELMPLSISMSHKLVKDLSALRKANKVDWLRPDAKSQVTVQYVDGVAKRIDAIVISTQHADNVSNATIKEFITEELIKKSIPAQWIDAKTKFYINPTGRFVTGGPMGDAGLTGRKIIVDTYGGHGAHGGGAFSGKDPSKVDRSAAYAARHIAKNIVGAGLADRCLLQVAYAIGVAEPVSISINDFGTSKVGSEVLEQAVRKVFDLRPARITKDLDLLRPIYSPTAAYGHFGRTEETFTWERLNKVEELKAAVKGLA from the coding sequence GTGAAAAACTATCTTTTTACGAGTGAATCTGTTTCTGAAGGACATCCGGATAAAATGGCAGACCAAATCTCCGACGGAGTTTTGGATGCAATCCTAGCACAAGACCCAAAAGGCCGTGTTGCTTGTGAGACTTTATTGACGACTGGTTTGATCGTTGTAGCGGGTGAGATTTCTACTTCTGCTAAAATCAATTTCTCTGAAATCGCTCGTGACGTTGTAAAACGCATTGGTTACGACCATTCAGATAAAGGTTTCGACTACAAAACTTGTGCTGTGACTGTAGCCGTTGGTCAACAATCTCCAGACATCGCAGTGGGCGTGAAAGAAACTCTTTCTGACGACCAAGGCGCTGGTGACCAAGGTTTGATGTTCGGTTACGCAGTTAACGAAACTCCAGAGTTGATGCCTCTATCAATCTCTATGTCACACAAACTTGTGAAAGACTTGTCTGCTCTTCGTAAAGCGAACAAAGTTGATTGGTTGCGCCCAGACGCAAAATCACAAGTGACTGTTCAGTACGTTGATGGCGTTGCAAAACGTATCGACGCGATCGTTATTTCGACTCAACACGCTGATAATGTTTCAAACGCGACAATCAAAGAATTCATCACTGAAGAGTTGATCAAAAAATCAATCCCTGCTCAGTGGATCGATGCGAAGACAAAATTCTACATCAACCCAACAGGCCGTTTCGTAACGGGTGGTCCAATGGGCGATGCGGGTTTAACAGGCCGTAAAATCATCGTAGACACTTACGGTGGTCACGGTGCCCACGGTGGTGGCGCATTCTCTGGTAAAGATCCTTCAAAAGTAGACCGTTCTGCGGCTTACGCAGCTCGTCACATCGCGAAAAACATCGTGGGTGCGGGTTTGGCAGATCGCTGCTTGTTGCAAGTAGCCTATGCTATCGGTGTTGCTGAACCAGTAAGCATCTCTATCAATGACTTCGGTACAAGCAAAGTGGGTTCAGAGGTTCTAGAACAAGCGGTTCGCAAGGTATTTGACTTGAGACCAGCTAGAATCACTAAGGATTTGGATCTTTTGAGACCAATCTACTCACCAACTGCAGCGTACGGCCACTTCGGTCGCACGGAAGAGACGTTCACATGGGAACGTTTGAATAAAGTTGAGGAGCTAAAAGCCGCTGTTAAGGGCCTAGCTTAA
- the lepA gene encoding translation elongation factor 4: protein MDPKFIRNFAIIAHIDHGKSTLADGLLSVTGSLSDREKKEQFLDNMELERERGITIKAQTVCLDFKSKDGNDYQINLIDTPGHVDFSYEVSRSLAACEGAILVVDAAQGVEAQTLANVYLAMENNLEIIPVLNKIDLPSADPEGVARQIEDTVGLDTTGIIHASAKEKIGITDILEAIVEKVPPPKADRTLTPRGLIFDSWFDAYQGVVVLVRMVDGTIKRGDKIKFMATDRDYEVLRMGKYKPFPAMQDTLEAGEVGFIICGIKDIRDVKVGDTVTGAKHPAPEPLAGFQRIKPMVFAGIFPVVASEYESLKDALDKLCLNDSSLSFEVEKSAALGFGYRCGFLGLLHMEIVQERLEREFNLDLITTAPTVVYQITQTDGTVMMLENPSGMPDESKIAKFEEPYVKVTLHTPTEYIGGILKLCEDKRGAQLKMEYVNEKKVIIEYKLPMNEMVMDFYDRLKSISKGYASLEYEFIGFEESDLVKLDILINSEPIDALSLIVHRSKAVTRGRKLTEKMKELIPRQQFQINIQAAIGSKIIARETQGAIRKDVTAKCYGGDISRKRKLLEKQKEGKKRMKAVGSVDVPQEAFLAILKVED, encoded by the coding sequence ATGGATCCTAAGTTTATACGTAACTTCGCAATTATCGCTCACATCGACCACGGTAAATCTACTTTGGCGGATGGTCTTCTTTCTGTAACGGGTTCTCTTTCTGATCGTGAAAAGAAAGAGCAATTCTTAGATAACATGGAACTTGAGCGTGAGCGTGGGATCACTATCAAAGCTCAAACTGTATGTCTTGATTTCAAATCGAAAGATGGCAACGACTATCAAATCAATTTGATCGATACACCGGGGCACGTGGATTTCTCGTACGAAGTTTCTCGTTCACTCGCTGCTTGTGAAGGCGCGATCTTGGTTGTCGATGCCGCTCAAGGTGTAGAAGCGCAAACTTTGGCGAACGTATATCTTGCGATGGAAAATAATCTTGAGATCATTCCTGTTCTGAACAAGATCGATCTTCCTTCTGCAGATCCAGAAGGTGTTGCAAGACAAATCGAAGACACTGTGGGTTTGGATACAACTGGTATCATTCACGCGTCGGCCAAGGAAAAAATCGGTATCACTGATATCTTGGAAGCGATCGTTGAAAAAGTTCCGCCACCAAAAGCGGATCGCACATTGACTCCGCGTGGTCTTATTTTCGACTCGTGGTTCGATGCTTATCAAGGCGTTGTCGTTCTTGTGCGTATGGTTGATGGTACAATCAAACGTGGCGACAAAATTAAATTCATGGCGACAGATCGTGATTACGAAGTTCTGCGCATGGGTAAATACAAACCATTCCCTGCAATGCAAGACACTCTTGAAGCAGGCGAGGTGGGTTTCATCATCTGCGGTATCAAAGATATTCGTGACGTTAAAGTCGGTGATACTGTCACTGGCGCAAAACATCCAGCACCAGAACCTTTGGCAGGTTTCCAACGTATTAAGCCAATGGTTTTCGCCGGTATCTTCCCGGTCGTTGCATCTGAATACGAAAGTTTGAAAGATGCTTTGGATAAACTTTGTTTGAATGACTCGTCATTGTCGTTCGAAGTTGAAAAATCGGCAGCACTTGGTTTCGGTTACCGTTGCGGTTTCTTGGGTCTTCTTCACATGGAGATCGTTCAAGAGCGTTTGGAGCGTGAGTTCAATCTTGATTTGATCACGACGGCTCCAACGGTTGTTTATCAAATCACGCAAACAGACGGCACGGTCATGATGTTGGAAAATCCATCAGGCATGCCGGATGAATCTAAAATTGCTAAATTCGAAGAACCTTACGTAAAGGTGACTTTGCATACTCCGACTGAATATATCGGCGGCATCTTGAAGCTTTGTGAAGACAAGCGTGGTGCTCAGCTTAAGATGGAGTATGTGAACGAAAAGAAAGTGATCATCGAATACAAACTTCCGATGAATGAAATGGTTATGGATTTCTATGACCGTTTGAAATCTATCTCTAAAGGTTACGCATCTTTGGAATATGAATTCATCGGCTTCGAAGAATCAGACCTTGTGAAGTTGGATATCTTGATCAATAGCGAACCGATCGATGCCTTGTCGTTGATCGTTCACAGATCTAAAGCTGTGACTCGCGGTCGTAAGTTGACAGAGAAAATGAAAGAACTCATCCCTCGTCAACAATTCCAGATCAATATCCAAGCGGCTATCGGTTCGAAAATTATCGCTCGTGAAACTCAAGGGGCGATCAGAAAAGACGTTACTGCCAAATGTTATGGTGGTGACATCTCTCGTAAGCGTAAACTTTTGGAGAAACAAAAAGAAGGTAAGAAGCGCATGAAGGCGGTCGGCTCGGTCGACGTTCCTCAGGAAGCATTCTTAGCGATCTTGAAAGTAGAGGACTAA
- the lepB gene encoding signal peptidase I: protein MSNQQKPAPWDWRTKHFWTEGWGSLFLAVFIALFIRWGFIEAYVIPSGSMLPSLLIHDHIFVNKLTYGFRVPFSESWLVKFNEPKRGEVIVFKYPKDMSTFFIKRIVGEPGDKIYYENGTLYVNDKPVEKKVPANLEDFEWLRDADFTRDGNINDAKNNYVEFTEALPPGKGESKGKDHAILLRKGDVYETFGPVTVPEDHLFVMGDNRMNSSDSRVWGFLPKQNILGRAMFVWLSCEETVPALPFLCNPTTIRWGRFFHSVN from the coding sequence ATGTCGAATCAGCAAAAACCGGCTCCTTGGGACTGGCGCACGAAACATTTTTGGACTGAAGGTTGGGGATCTTTATTCCTTGCTGTGTTCATTGCATTGTTCATTCGCTGGGGTTTCATTGAGGCTTACGTTATTCCATCAGGCTCGATGCTTCCGTCGCTTTTGATTCACGATCATATCTTCGTGAACAAATTGACTTACGGTTTCCGCGTTCCATTCTCTGAAAGCTGGTTGGTTAAATTCAACGAACCAAAACGTGGCGAAGTGATCGTGTTCAAATATCCAAAAGATATGAGCACGTTCTTCATCAAACGTATCGTGGGTGAACCAGGCGATAAAATTTATTATGAAAACGGCACATTGTACGTAAACGACAAACCAGTCGAAAAGAAAGTTCCTGCAAATCTAGAGGACTTCGAATGGTTGCGTGATGCGGACTTCACTCGTGATGGCAACATCAACGATGCGAAGAACAACTATGTTGAGTTCACTGAAGCTCTTCCTCCTGGCAAAGGCGAATCAAAAGGTAAAGACCATGCGATTCTTCTTCGTAAAGGTGATGTTTACGAAACTTTCGGACCTGTGACTGTTCCTGAAGATCATTTGTTTGTGATGGGTGATAACCGCATGAACTCTTCGGACAGCCGCGTGTGGGGTTTCTTGCCGAAGCAGAATATTTTGGGCCGTGCGATGTTCGTATGGTTGTCTTGTGAAGAGACTGTTCCAGCCCTTCCATTCTTGTGTAATCCAACGACAATTCGTTGGGGCCGCTTCTTCCATTCAGTAAACTAA
- the lepB gene encoding signal peptidase I, whose amino-acid sequence MTSENKPKNLKGTWNQAILTFLFPILLVLGVRWALFEPFVIPSGSMIPNLLVHDHILVEKFAFGVHFPFSDKWIFQWHKPERGEIVVFKYPENPEVYYIKRLIGIPGDEVVVQDGHISVNGKKWNLAPLSFPGGENGFAYYNEALDGGPSQHVVRFMTPEVVDGVDPKTYKVPEGHYFFMGDNRDQSSDSRYWGFVKNDYIVGKAWLIWLSCESTLPTMTFVCDPSQLRWDRFFKVLR is encoded by the coding sequence ATGACTTCGGAAAATAAACCAAAAAATTTAAAGGGAACGTGGAATCAGGCGATTCTAACGTTCCTTTTTCCTATTCTTTTGGTGTTGGGAGTCCGCTGGGCTTTATTTGAACCCTTCGTTATTCCTTCCGGCAGTATGATCCCGAATCTGTTGGTTCATGATCACATCTTGGTAGAAAAATTTGCGTTTGGTGTGCACTTCCCATTTAGCGATAAATGGATTTTCCAGTGGCACAAACCAGAACGCGGTGAAATCGTAGTTTTCAAATACCCTGAAAATCCTGAAGTCTATTACATCAAACGTTTGATCGGTATTCCTGGTGATGAAGTTGTCGTGCAAGACGGTCACATCTCGGTGAATGGTAAAAAGTGGAATCTGGCTCCGTTGTCTTTTCCAGGCGGGGAGAATGGTTTTGCTTATTATAATGAGGCCCTTGACGGAGGACCTTCACAACACGTGGTGCGCTTCATGACTCCGGAAGTGGTGGATGGTGTTGATCCGAAAACCTATAAAGTTCCAGAAGGTCATTACTTCTTCATGGGCGATAACCGCGATCAATCTTCTGACTCTCGTTATTGGGGTTTTGTTAAGAACGATTACATCGTCGGTAAAGCTTGGCTGATTTGGCTTTCATGCGAATCGACTCTGCCAACGATGACCTTCGTTTGCGATCCCTCGCAACTACGCTGGGACCGTTTCTTCAAAGTTCTGCGCTAA
- a CDS encoding helix-turn-helix transcriptional regulator, which produces MNDFKIQQIKAALKDLLKQKKMTYENVAEELECSVPTVKRILGDEELTLSRLLQFCEILDVNLTDLETMTKMTTEKAEKFTEAQEQFLAKNKGFLSYFIKLYENTPEQIAEKYKLNQRSTDKYLMGLEKHGLIKVNAKQKVKPAFKSIPPMGAGMLAKSYYENFIKSGADFFIQNISEGLYSAADLKKRGIRKGWSMNSVRVTEATYNAFIKEQEAAFEAFAKLGSYEEKTQPQEKLKTALVLQAFTIEENDYKGFEILERSLGDITNI; this is translated from the coding sequence ATGAACGACTTCAAAATTCAGCAAATCAAAGCCGCACTAAAAGATCTTTTGAAACAAAAGAAGATGACTTACGAAAACGTGGCAGAGGAATTGGAATGTTCCGTTCCAACCGTGAAACGCATCTTGGGCGACGAAGAATTAACTCTGTCACGCTTGCTGCAGTTCTGCGAAATTTTAGACGTCAATCTGACTGACCTCGAAACGATGACTAAAATGACGACTGAAAAGGCCGAAAAATTCACAGAGGCGCAAGAACAATTCTTAGCAAAGAATAAGGGCTTTCTGTCTTACTTCATTAAGCTGTATGAAAACACGCCGGAGCAAATTGCAGAGAAGTACAAATTAAACCAACGCTCCACAGATAAATACCTGATGGGTTTAGAAAAGCACGGCTTGATCAAGGTGAACGCAAAACAAAAAGTGAAACCTGCGTTCAAATCAATTCCACCCATGGGTGCTGGCATGCTTGCGAAGTCATACTATGAAAACTTCATCAAATCGGGCGCCGACTTCTTCATACAAAATATCTCAGAAGGTTTGTATTCAGCCGCTGACCTAAAAAAACGTGGTATTCGCAAAGGCTGGTCGATGAATTCCGTGCGAGTCACTGAAGCAACCTACAATGCTTTCATTAAAGAACAAGAAGCGGCTTTCGAGGCTTTTGCGAAATTAGGAAGTTATGAAGAAAAAACTCAGCCGCAAGAAAAGTTAAAAACCGCGTTGGTTTTACAAGCCTTCACAATCGAAGAAAACGACTACAAAGGATTCGAAATCCTGGAACGTTCACTAGGTGACATCACAAACATCTAA
- the lepB gene encoding signal peptidase I, translated as MTRWREYFLTLLIAVLFALFVRTYVVTAYKVPTGSMQPTLKPGDFIFSSRMSYGLEIPFTSKKVDTSFPERGDLVVFSYPNQPEINYVKRVVGLPGDRVQVKQGRLILNEEPFEYEKAELAKRDNPNSELFDIYTEKSKLSSWPVIFQKQAEDKDFGPIVVPPGEVFLLGDNRDASDDSRYWGTVPATQVLGKVVLIWLSLDWQKKWGGNRYPSVRWSRVFSSVH; from the coding sequence ATGACCCGATGGCGTGAGTATTTTCTAACATTGCTAATTGCAGTGCTGTTTGCATTGTTTGTGCGCACGTACGTGGTCACAGCTTATAAAGTTCCAACTGGTTCGATGCAACCGACGTTGAAGCCGGGCGATTTTATTTTCTCTTCGCGCATGTCGTATGGTTTAGAGATCCCGTTTACTTCCAAAAAAGTTGATACCTCTTTTCCAGAGCGTGGCGATCTTGTCGTGTTCAGTTACCCGAATCAGCCTGAAATCAATTATGTGAAACGCGTGGTGGGTTTGCCTGGTGATCGCGTGCAGGTAAAACAAGGTCGCTTGATTTTAAATGAAGAACCGTTTGAGTATGAAAAAGCGGAACTCGCAAAACGCGATAATCCCAACTCAGAACTTTTCGATATTTATACCGAGAAGAGCAAACTCTCTAGCTGGCCGGTGATTTTCCAAAAACAAGCGGAAGACAAAGATTTTGGTCCCATCGTTGTGCCTCCTGGAGAGGTTTTCCTTTTAGGTGACAATCGTGATGCAAGTGACGACTCGCGCTATTGGGGCACGGTTCCTGCCACTCAAGTCCTCGGTAAAGTCGTTTTGATTTGGCTTTCGCTGGATTGGCAAAAGAAATGGGGCGGAAACCGTTATCCTTCAGTGCGTTGGAGCAGAGTTTTTTCTTCAGTCCATTGA
- a CDS encoding aspartate carbamoyltransferase catalytic subunit, giving the protein MLSRTTNSLIDLVSLEKEKINILFSFADQISLNTLQIPKGFGKTGTLLFFEASTRTRMSFETAAARLGIYPLLLDGKSGSSLEKGETFEDTVLNVAAMNPSFIVIRSGDELDFNDLSKKLSMPVINAGWGKKGHPTQALLDAYTIRKHLGTCEGQRLLIVGDVRHSRVAASHFELAKKLGYEVALCGPSEFLPEHPSQKVFASLHEGLKWATAAMALRVQLERHEQKYSLETYRDLFGFTKKNLQHLSANSLIMHPGPINQGTELDSDVLHDPRCKVLDQVSNGVLVRQALLYSLLEGKL; this is encoded by the coding sequence ATGTTATCTAGGACTACAAACTCTCTTATTGATCTGGTTTCCCTCGAAAAAGAAAAAATCAATATTCTATTCTCTTTTGCGGACCAGATTTCTTTGAATACGCTACAAATCCCAAAGGGCTTCGGCAAAACCGGAACCCTTTTGTTTTTTGAAGCTAGCACGCGTACGCGAATGAGCTTTGAAACGGCGGCTGCGCGCTTGGGAATTTATCCTTTGTTGCTTGATGGAAAATCAGGCAGCAGTTTGGAAAAAGGCGAAACTTTCGAAGACACAGTTCTGAATGTCGCGGCAATGAATCCGTCGTTCATTGTTATTCGCAGTGGTGACGAACTTGATTTCAATGATCTAAGTAAAAAACTTTCGATGCCTGTGATCAATGCAGGTTGGGGAAAGAAAGGGCATCCAACGCAAGCGTTGCTAGATGCTTATACAATTCGCAAACACCTTGGCACTTGTGAAGGTCAGCGACTATTGATCGTTGGAGATGTTCGCCACAGTCGAGTGGCGGCGTCTCACTTCGAGCTTGCGAAAAAACTTGGATATGAAGTGGCGCTCTGTGGGCCTTCCGAGTTTTTACCAGAACATCCTTCACAAAAAGTATTTGCCAGCCTTCATGAAGGTTTAAAGTGGGCAACTGCTGCGATGGCCTTGCGTGTACAACTTGAGCGTCACGAACAAAAATATTCTTTAGAGACATATCGCGATCTTTTTGGATTTACGAAAAAGAATCTGCAACACTTATCTGCAAACTCGTTAATTATGCATCCAGGCCCCATCAATCAGGGCACGGAGTTGGACAGCGATGTTCTTCACGATCCGCGCTGCAAAGTTTTAGATCAAGTCTCTAAC